The Chloroherpetonaceae bacterium genome includes the window GGCGTGGTTGTTGTTGCCTGACTGGTCGTTCCACGCGCTCACAGGCGCGCCATCTACGGTCGTTGATGTCCCCGCATCCGCCCGCAACCACAACCGGTTCGTAGAACTGTTCCCAACGCCACCAGGACCGGTTTGAGCAAATGCGACGCTAGCGATGACAAGGAAGGAGGCGAGGAGTAAAAAAATGAGTCTCATAGTGTATTCAGAACTTGCTGTGTTAGACTGGCTACGCGCAGCGATGAGAGAGGTTTTTGCCAAATTTAAGTATAGCTAAGAATTCTCGCAAGTTGCTTGCAGGTTAAGTTTTTTTGAAGCTTTCAAATTGCGCTGCAAGGTGCAGCTGGGGTGACCACGTCACTGAAACTTTCCCATAAACAAAAAGAGCGGCAAGGTCTGCCGCTCTTTTGGCAACGTGTGCTCTATTTCTTTTCAGCCTTCTCTGCTTTTTCAGCTTTCTCTTTGCCTTTTGCGATGACTTCTGGCTCTGTAGCAGCCGTTTCAGTTGTGGTGATGACCTCGCCCCTCGTAGGCGGCACCACTGAGACAATTGAAATCGATGGGTCGCCCACAATTTTCCACTTTGCTGAAGCATGGATTTGGTTGGCTTGCTCAATGTGAAGCGTGTCACCGATTTCCAAGTGAGAGATGTCAAACTCAATGTGTTCAGGAATGTCAGCGGGCAGCGAGCGAATAGTCAGTTTGTGCAAAAGCACTTGCACGCGACCGCCTTTGACCACTCCGGCTGGCGTGCCCTTAAAGAGTGTGGGCACTTCCGTCTCCACCATTTCATCAGCTTTGAGGAGCTGGAAGTCCGCATGCACGATTCGGTCAGTGAGCGGGTCAAACTGACGGTCTTTCATAATCGCTTGCTTTTCTGTGCCATCGCTGAACCTCAGGTTCACAAGGTGTGATTCAGTCGTGTAGACCAGCTTTCGTAGCTCTGACTCCTTCACAGCCAGTGGAATGGCTTCTTCGCCTTTGTGATAGAGCACGGCAGGCACCATTCCTTTGCGGCGCAAGGCTTTAAGAGTGCCTTTTGTCGACACGCTGCGCGTTTCAGCTTCCAAAGTAATCGTTTGCATAGCAGTTAGAGAGAGTTTGTGGTTTAGTCTTCGTCAAAAAGAGAGCTGATAGAACTGTCGTCGTAGATACGCTTGATGGCTTCGGCAAATAAGCCGCTGACGGTGACAATCTCCAGCTTTGAGAGTGGTGCATGGTTGGTTAGCACCGAGTCCGTAGCAATCACTTTCTCAATATCTGAGTTCTCAATGCGCTCGACGGCAGGGCCAGAGAGAATCGGGTGCGTGCAAGCGGCAAAAATTCGATTGGCGCCGCTTTTTTTCATTGCGTTGGCGGCGCTGACAATAGTGCCGCCCGTGTCAATCATATCATCGACCAGAAGCACATTCTTGCCTTTCACATCGCCGATGATGTTCATCACTTCGGCTTCATTAGCACGTGGGCGACGCTTATCGCAAATCGCAAGGTCAGCTCCCAAGCGCTTGGCATAGGTGCGTGCGAGCTTGACACCCCCGACATCAGGCGAGGCCACCACAAGATTATCGAGTTCCATCTTGCGGATATGGTTGATAAGAATGCCCGCCGAGTAAAGATGGTCAAAGGGAATGTCAAAGAAGCCTTGAATTTGAGGAGCGTGCAAATCCATCGTTAGCATTCGGTCTGCGCCAGCTGTCGTGATAAGATTGGCAACAAGCTTGGCCGTAATGGAAACACGAGGCTGATCTTTTCTATCTTGCCGTGCATAGCCGTAGTATGGAATCACCGCCGTAACGCGACTGGCTGAAGCACGCTTGGCTGCATCGATCAAAATCAGAAGCTCGAGCAAATTTTCCGCTGGCGAATTGGTCGACTGAATAATGAACAAATCGCTGCCACGAATGGATTCATTGTAGTGCACCGAAATTTCACCATCAGAAAAGCTCTTAATTTCTGCCTTGCACAAAGGCAGCGACAACTGATTCGCAATTTTTTCGGCAAGCGGACGGTTGCTACGACCAGCGTAAATTTTAATGGTCTTGAACATACTGAGTTGCCGAGTAAATGATGCGACCAAAGTCAGGCGATACGTTGCGCCTTGTTATATTCGTGCCGTATCGCAAAAGACGCTTCTGAGAAAAGAGCCGAAAATATACACGTTCAACTTGAAACGGAAAAGCCTTCTATGACCAGCCCAAACTTAACATTAGGCGACATCTATCACCTGCTCTTAGAGACTTTTCCTGAGGCGGAGCTTGTGGGCGATGCTGCCACGCCGATTAAAAACTTCGCCCCAATTGAATCGGCAACTAATGGCGACCTAACGTTTGTAGCAAACACGAAGTATGAAAAATACCTTAGCCGCACCAACGCCTCTGCCGCAATTGTCTCCTGCAACCTCAATGTGGCAGGAAAAGCGCCAAAGCTGGCTCTGGTGCGCGTCGAAGATGCCTACACAGCCTTTGCACTGGTCTTAGAGCGGTTTAAGCCAATGCGGAATATGCTAGCAGATGGCGTGCACCCGACAGCCATCATCGCTAAGTCTGCAACCATCCACCCTTCAGCACGCATTGGCGCGTATTGCTACATTGG containing:
- a CDS encoding 50S ribosomal protein L25/general stress protein Ctc, whose amino-acid sequence is MQTITLEAETRSVSTKGTLKALRRKGMVPAVLYHKGEEAIPLAVKESELRKLVYTTESHLVNLRFSDGTEKQAIMKDRQFDPLTDRIVHADFQLLKADEMVETEVPTLFKGTPAGVVKGGRVQVLLHKLTIRSLPADIPEHIEFDISHLEIGDTLHIEQANQIHASAKWKIVGDPSISIVSVVPPTRGEVITTTETAATEPEVIAKGKEKAEKAEKAEKK
- a CDS encoding ribose-phosphate pyrophosphokinase, with the translated sequence MFKTIKIYAGRSNRPLAEKIANQLSLPLCKAEIKSFSDGEISVHYNESIRGSDLFIIQSTNSPAENLLELLILIDAAKRASASRVTAVIPYYGYARQDRKDQPRVSITAKLVANLITTAGADRMLTMDLHAPQIQGFFDIPFDHLYSAGILINHIRKMELDNLVVASPDVGGVKLARTYAKRLGADLAICDKRRPRANEAEVMNIIGDVKGKNVLLVDDMIDTGGTIVSAANAMKKSGANRIFAACTHPILSGPAVERIENSDIEKVIATDSVLTNHAPLSKLEIVTVSGLFAEAIKRIYDDSSISSLFDED